A region from the Lutra lutra chromosome 1, mLutLut1.2, whole genome shotgun sequence genome encodes:
- the THPO gene encoding thrombopoietin isoform X6, translated as MELTELLLVVMLLLTARLDLCLPAPPACDPRLLNKLLRDSHALHSRLSQCPDVNPLSTPVLLPAVDFSLGEWKTQKEQTKAQDVLGAAALLLDGVMAARTQLGPTCLSSLLGQLSGQVRLLLGALQGLLGTQLPPQGRTTTHKDPNAIFLTFQQLLRGKDFWTVGDKLQCLRQNYWLWTSEEAAGIQSQDSWSAEPDLQVPRPNAWTPKQDTRTLDWNSWTLSWTLTYSPRSPRYPSGNFRHGLPAPRPLAWIFSFPSPSSYWAIHTLFSFTHLTHPSGTGSNLHLLTLLPHPTGPVLF; from the exons ATGGAGCTGACTG AACTGCTCCTCGTGGTCATGCTTCTCCTAACTGCAAGACTGGATCTGTGCCTCCCGGCTCCTCCCGCCTGTGACCCCCGTCTCCTAAATAAACTGCTTCGTGACTCCCATGCCCTTCACAGCAGACTG AGCCAGTGTCCAGACGTTAACCCTTTGTCCACACCTGTCCTGCTGCCTGCTGTGGACTTTAGCTTGGgagaatggaaaacccagaag GAGCAGACCAAGGCACAGGACGTTCTGGGAGCCGCAGCCCTTCTGCTGGATGGAGTAATGGCAGCACGGACCCAACTGGGACCCACCTGCCTCTCATCCCTCCTGGGACAGCTTTCTGGACAGGTCCGCCTTCTCCTTGGGGCCCTGCAGGGCCTCCTTGGAACCCAG CTTCCTCCACAGGGCAGGACCACAACTCACAAGGATCCCAatgccatattcctgaccttccAACAACTGCTCCGAGGAAAG GACTTCTGGACTGTTGGAGACAAACTCCAGTGTCTCCGCCAGAACTACTGGCTCTGGACTTCTGAAGAGGCTGCAGGGATTCAGAGCCAAGATTCCTGGTCTGCTGAACCAGACCTCCAGGTCCCTAGACCAAATGCCTGGACACCTAAACAGGACACACGGACCCTTGATTGGAACTCATGGACTCTTTCCTGGACCCTTACCTACAGCCCTAGGAGCCCCAGATATCCCTCTGGCAACTTCAGGCATGGACTCCCTGCCCCCCGACCTCTGGCCTGGATattctccttccccagcccatcCTCCTACTGGGCAATACACACTCTTTTCTCCTTCACCCACCTCACCCACCCCTCCGGGACCGGCTCCAACCTCCATCTCCTAACCCTTCTGCCACACCCAACTGGACCAGTCCTCTTCTAA
- the THPO gene encoding thrombopoietin isoform X4 codes for MELTELLLVVMLLLTARLDLCLPAPPACDPRLLNKLLRDSHALHSRLSQCPDVNPLSTPVLLPAVDFSLGEWKTQKEQTKAQDVLGAAALLLDGVMAARTQLGPTCLSSLLGQLSGQVRLLLGALQGLLGTQMLC; via the exons ATGGAGCTGACTG AACTGCTCCTCGTGGTCATGCTTCTCCTAACTGCAAGACTGGATCTGTGCCTCCCGGCTCCTCCCGCCTGTGACCCCCGTCTCCTAAATAAACTGCTTCGTGACTCCCATGCCCTTCACAGCAGACTG AGCCAGTGTCCAGACGTTAACCCTTTGTCCACACCTGTCCTGCTGCCTGCTGTGGACTTTAGCTTGGgagaatggaaaacccagaag GAGCAGACCAAGGCACAGGACGTTCTGGGAGCCGCAGCCCTTCTGCTGGATGGAGTAATGGCAGCACGGACCCAACTGGGACCCACCTGCCTCTCATCCCTCCTGGGACAGCTTTCTGGACAGGTCCGCCTTCTCCTTGGGGCCCTGCAGGGCCTCCTTGGAACCCAG
- the THPO gene encoding thrombopoietin isoform X1, with product MELTELLLVVMLLLTARLDLCLPAPPACDPRLLNKLLRDSHALHSRLSQCPDVNPLSTPVLLPAVDFSLGEWKTQKEQTKAQDVLGAAALLLDGVMAARTQLGPTCLSSLLGQLSGQVRLLLGALQGLLGTQLPPQGRTTTHKDPNAIFLTFQQLLRGKVRFLLLVVGPTLCAKQALPTTAVPSNTSLFLTLYKLPNRTSGLLETNSSVSARTTGSGLLKRLQGFRAKIPGLLNQTSRSLDQMPGHLNRTHGPLIGTHGLFPGPLPTALGAPDIPLATSGMDSLPPDLWPGYSPSPAHPPTGQYTLFSPSPTSPTPPGPAPTSIS from the exons ATGGAGCTGACTG AACTGCTCCTCGTGGTCATGCTTCTCCTAACTGCAAGACTGGATCTGTGCCTCCCGGCTCCTCCCGCCTGTGACCCCCGTCTCCTAAATAAACTGCTTCGTGACTCCCATGCCCTTCACAGCAGACTG AGCCAGTGTCCAGACGTTAACCCTTTGTCCACACCTGTCCTGCTGCCTGCTGTGGACTTTAGCTTGGgagaatggaaaacccagaag GAGCAGACCAAGGCACAGGACGTTCTGGGAGCCGCAGCCCTTCTGCTGGATGGAGTAATGGCAGCACGGACCCAACTGGGACCCACCTGCCTCTCATCCCTCCTGGGACAGCTTTCTGGACAGGTCCGCCTTCTCCTTGGGGCCCTGCAGGGCCTCCTTGGAACCCAG CTTCCTCCACAGGGCAGGACCACAACTCACAAGGATCCCAatgccatattcctgaccttccAACAACTGCTCCGAGGAAAGGTGCGCTTCCTGTTGCTTGTAGTAGGGCCCACCCTCTGTGCCAAGCAGGCCCTACCCACGACAGCTGTCCCAAGCAATACCTCTCTATTCCTCACACTGTACAAGCTCCCAAACAGGACTTCTGGACTGTTGGAGACAAACTCCAGTGTCTCCGCCAGAACTACTGGCTCTGGACTTCTGAAGAGGCTGCAGGGATTCAGAGCCAAGATTCCTGGTCTGCTGAACCAGACCTCCAGGTCCCTAGACCAAATGCCTGGACACCTAAACAGGACACACGGACCCTTGATTGGAACTCATGGACTCTTTCCTGGACCCTTACCTACAGCCCTAGGAGCCCCAGATATCCCTCTGGCAACTTCAGGCATGGACTCCCTGCCCCCCGACCTCTGGCCTGGATattctccttccccagcccatcCTCCTACTGGGCAATACACACTCTTTTCTCCTTCACCCACCTCACCCACCCCTCCGGGACCGGCTCCAACCTCCATCTCCTAA
- the THPO gene encoding thrombopoietin isoform X5, protein MELTELLLVVMLLLTARLDLCLPAPPACDPRLLNKLLRDSHALHSRLSQCPDVNPLSTPVLLPAVDFSLGEWKTQKEQTKAQDVLGAAALLLDGVMAARTQLGPTCLSSLLGQLSGQVRLLLGALQGLLGTQDHNSQGSQCHIPDLPTTAPRKGALPVACSRAHPLCQAGPTHDSCPKQYLSIPHTVQAPKQDFWTVGDKLQCLRQNYWLWTSEEAAGIQSQDSWSAEPDLQVPRPNAWTPKQDTRTLDWNSWTLSWTLTYSPRSPRYPSGNFRHGLPAPRPLAWIFSFPSPSSYWAIHTLFSFTHLTHPSGTGSNLHLLTLLPHPTGPVLF, encoded by the exons ATGGAGCTGACTG AACTGCTCCTCGTGGTCATGCTTCTCCTAACTGCAAGACTGGATCTGTGCCTCCCGGCTCCTCCCGCCTGTGACCCCCGTCTCCTAAATAAACTGCTTCGTGACTCCCATGCCCTTCACAGCAGACTG AGCCAGTGTCCAGACGTTAACCCTTTGTCCACACCTGTCCTGCTGCCTGCTGTGGACTTTAGCTTGGgagaatggaaaacccagaag GAGCAGACCAAGGCACAGGACGTTCTGGGAGCCGCAGCCCTTCTGCTGGATGGAGTAATGGCAGCACGGACCCAACTGGGACCCACCTGCCTCTCATCCCTCCTGGGACAGCTTTCTGGACAGGTCCGCCTTCTCCTTGGGGCCCTGCAGGGCCTCCTTGGAACCCAG GACCACAACTCACAAGGATCCCAatgccatattcctgaccttccAACAACTGCTCCGAGGAAAGGTGCGCTTCCTGTTGCTTGTAGTAGGGCCCACCCTCTGTGCCAAGCAGGCCCTACCCACGACAGCTGTCCCAAGCAATACCTCTCTATTCCTCACACTGTACAAGCTCCCAAACAGGACTTCTGGACTGTTGGAGACAAACTCCAGTGTCTCCGCCAGAACTACTGGCTCTGGACTTCTGAAGAGGCTGCAGGGATTCAGAGCCAAGATTCCTGGTCTGCTGAACCAGACCTCCAGGTCCCTAGACCAAATGCCTGGACACCTAAACAGGACACACGGACCCTTGATTGGAACTCATGGACTCTTTCCTGGACCCTTACCTACAGCCCTAGGAGCCCCAGATATCCCTCTGGCAACTTCAGGCATGGACTCCCTGCCCCCCGACCTCTGGCCTGGATattctccttccccagcccatcCTCCTACTGGGCAATACACACTCTTTTCTCCTTCACCCACCTCACCCACCCCTCCGGGACCGGCTCCAACCTCCATCTCCTAACCCTTCTGCCACACCCAACTGGACCAGTCCTCTTCTAA
- the THPO gene encoding thrombopoietin isoform X3, translated as MAMLLTCSCANLSCHEEVRLVCHPQMTQNWEAEEQTKAQDVLGAAALLLDGVMAARTQLGPTCLSSLLGQLSGQVRLLLGALQGLLGTQLPPQGRTTTHKDPNAIFLTFQQLLRGKVRFLLLVVGPTLCAKQALPTTAVPSNTSLFLTLYKLPNRTSGLLETNSSVSARTTGSGLLKRLQGFRAKIPGLLNQTSRSLDQMPGHLNRTHGPLIGTHGLFPGPLPTALGAPDIPLATSGMDSLPPDLWPGYSPSPAHPPTGQYTLFSPSPTSPTPPGPAPTSIS; from the exons ATGGCCATGCTTTTGACCTGTTCCTGTGCAAACTTAAGCTGCCATGAAGAAGTAAGACTGGTCTGTCATCCTCAGATGACACAAAACTGGGAAGCAGAG GAGCAGACCAAGGCACAGGACGTTCTGGGAGCCGCAGCCCTTCTGCTGGATGGAGTAATGGCAGCACGGACCCAACTGGGACCCACCTGCCTCTCATCCCTCCTGGGACAGCTTTCTGGACAGGTCCGCCTTCTCCTTGGGGCCCTGCAGGGCCTCCTTGGAACCCAG CTTCCTCCACAGGGCAGGACCACAACTCACAAGGATCCCAatgccatattcctgaccttccAACAACTGCTCCGAGGAAAGGTGCGCTTCCTGTTGCTTGTAGTAGGGCCCACCCTCTGTGCCAAGCAGGCCCTACCCACGACAGCTGTCCCAAGCAATACCTCTCTATTCCTCACACTGTACAAGCTCCCAAACAGGACTTCTGGACTGTTGGAGACAAACTCCAGTGTCTCCGCCAGAACTACTGGCTCTGGACTTCTGAAGAGGCTGCAGGGATTCAGAGCCAAGATTCCTGGTCTGCTGAACCAGACCTCCAGGTCCCTAGACCAAATGCCTGGACACCTAAACAGGACACACGGACCCTTGATTGGAACTCATGGACTCTTTCCTGGACCCTTACCTACAGCCCTAGGAGCCCCAGATATCCCTCTGGCAACTTCAGGCATGGACTCCCTGCCCCCCGACCTCTGGCCTGGATattctccttccccagcccatcCTCCTACTGGGCAATACACACTCTTTTCTCCTTCACCCACCTCACCCACCCCTCCGGGACCGGCTCCAACCTCCATCTCCTAA
- the THPO gene encoding thrombopoietin isoform X2 produces the protein MELTELLLVVMLLLTARLDLCLPAPPACDPRLLNKLLRDSHALHSRLSQCPDVNPLSTPVLLPAVDFSLGEWKTQKEQTKAQDVLGAAALLLDGVMAARTQLGPTCLSSLLGQLSGQVRLLLGALQGLLGTQGRTTTHKDPNAIFLTFQQLLRGKVRFLLLVVGPTLCAKQALPTTAVPSNTSLFLTLYKLPNRTSGLLETNSSVSARTTGSGLLKRLQGFRAKIPGLLNQTSRSLDQMPGHLNRTHGPLIGTHGLFPGPLPTALGAPDIPLATSGMDSLPPDLWPGYSPSPAHPPTGQYTLFSPSPTSPTPPGPAPTSIS, from the exons ATGGAGCTGACTG AACTGCTCCTCGTGGTCATGCTTCTCCTAACTGCAAGACTGGATCTGTGCCTCCCGGCTCCTCCCGCCTGTGACCCCCGTCTCCTAAATAAACTGCTTCGTGACTCCCATGCCCTTCACAGCAGACTG AGCCAGTGTCCAGACGTTAACCCTTTGTCCACACCTGTCCTGCTGCCTGCTGTGGACTTTAGCTTGGgagaatggaaaacccagaag GAGCAGACCAAGGCACAGGACGTTCTGGGAGCCGCAGCCCTTCTGCTGGATGGAGTAATGGCAGCACGGACCCAACTGGGACCCACCTGCCTCTCATCCCTCCTGGGACAGCTTTCTGGACAGGTCCGCCTTCTCCTTGGGGCCCTGCAGGGCCTCCTTGGAACCCAG GGCAGGACCACAACTCACAAGGATCCCAatgccatattcctgaccttccAACAACTGCTCCGAGGAAAGGTGCGCTTCCTGTTGCTTGTAGTAGGGCCCACCCTCTGTGCCAAGCAGGCCCTACCCACGACAGCTGTCCCAAGCAATACCTCTCTATTCCTCACACTGTACAAGCTCCCAAACAGGACTTCTGGACTGTTGGAGACAAACTCCAGTGTCTCCGCCAGAACTACTGGCTCTGGACTTCTGAAGAGGCTGCAGGGATTCAGAGCCAAGATTCCTGGTCTGCTGAACCAGACCTCCAGGTCCCTAGACCAAATGCCTGGACACCTAAACAGGACACACGGACCCTTGATTGGAACTCATGGACTCTTTCCTGGACCCTTACCTACAGCCCTAGGAGCCCCAGATATCCCTCTGGCAACTTCAGGCATGGACTCCCTGCCCCCCGACCTCTGGCCTGGATattctccttccccagcccatcCTCCTACTGGGCAATACACACTCTTTTCTCCTTCACCCACCTCACCCACCCCTCCGGGACCGGCTCCAACCTCCATCTCCTAA